In Actinoplanes derwentensis, the following proteins share a genomic window:
- a CDS encoding ABC transporter permease: protein MSISSTELEAAGAPDTGALVAAPDPRRSVWHVLLRDPSAIACLTYIGIVVLMALFAPLIVRVSGWGPYDFDQTAIDPNLGGIPLGPAGGISAEHWLGVEPQSGRDIFARIVYGARASMLIAVSATALTTVLGVVFGLLAGYFGGRTDMVISRLMEFLMAFPALIFMIAVLSALPADNRQYLLVLVISVFGWPYLARIVRAQTMSLKQREFVEAALASGASRTRLVFTEILPNLRSTILVMVTLAVPGYIGTEAGLSFLGVGVVPPTPSWGQMISSSVGWYSVVPSYFLVPGTFLALLVLSFMVLGDRVRSAVDPGGR from the coding sequence GTGTCGATATCGTCCACCGAACTGGAAGCCGCGGGAGCGCCGGACACCGGCGCCCTCGTGGCGGCCCCGGACCCCCGCCGCAGCGTCTGGCACGTCCTGCTGCGCGACCCGTCGGCCATCGCCTGCCTCACCTACATCGGCATCGTCGTCCTGATGGCGCTGTTCGCGCCGCTCATCGTCCGCGTCAGCGGCTGGGGACCGTACGACTTCGATCAGACCGCGATCGACCCGAATCTGGGCGGCATCCCGCTCGGGCCGGCCGGTGGCATCTCCGCGGAGCACTGGCTCGGCGTGGAACCGCAGAGCGGCCGGGACATCTTCGCCCGGATCGTCTACGGCGCCCGTGCCTCGATGCTCATCGCGGTGAGCGCGACGGCGTTGACGACCGTGCTCGGGGTGGTGTTCGGCCTGCTCGCCGGATACTTCGGTGGACGTACCGACATGGTGATCTCGCGGCTCATGGAGTTCCTGATGGCGTTCCCCGCCCTGATCTTCATGATCGCGGTGCTCTCCGCGCTGCCCGCCGACAACCGGCAGTACCTGTTGGTACTGGTCATCTCGGTGTTCGGCTGGCCGTACCTGGCCCGGATCGTGCGGGCGCAGACCATGTCGCTGAAACAGCGCGAGTTCGTCGAGGCCGCCCTCGCCTCCGGGGCATCCCGGACCCGGCTGGTCTTCACCGAGATCCTGCCGAACCTGCGCTCCACCATCCTGGTGATGGTCACCCTGGCGGTGCCCGGTTACATCGGCACCGAGGCGGGACTCTCCTTCCTCGGTGTCGGCGTGGTGCCGCCCACCCCGTCCTGGGGACAGATGATCTCCAGCTCGGTCGGCTGGTACTCCGTCGTCCCCAGCTACTTCCTGGTGCCGGGCACGTTCCTCGCCCTGCTGGTGCTCTCCTTCATGGTCCTCGGTGACCGTGTGCGGTCGGCTGTCGATCCCGGAGGGCGCTGA